Part of the Oryzias melastigma strain HK-1 linkage group LG24, ASM292280v2, whole genome shotgun sequence genome, cagagttgtgaaaacaaaaaataaggagcaacatttgggggattttcaaaccgcttttaactttttgctccgaggttctccctgttgtagatgtcAGAGGAGCACTAATGagcagtaaaaacacaatagaagaagaatctcctctctgctactgcgtgcgtgaccgagctgctccggtgtggatacacCTGCTGGGCGTGCGTTCTTAAACCCACCACACGTGGCTGTTGTGGAAGcacctttgaagattctgctcgCACGCGGGCATCACTCACGCACGTGGAACTAGTCAGTCTCTCGCGAGGACTTTTTTCTGCTGGCGGAGGAGGGAACAGCTCTTGCGAGGGTTTGATTTGTCCGCGTGGAATGTTTGATGCGTGTGgagagatgtcttatttctgcgtagagttttgacataaataaactcCATAtgtgtctctcattcattctgagacatccagctcctcccacacccggTGCAGCGTCAGAAACACGGTTTTAGACAAGCGGCAGGCTGTGAATTTGTCacgcggcgaaagaggggcggggcatgcgAATCACCTTCAGTGTGAAAAcacttccagcagcttcatggctcctcctccgcccagctgactggagggataaatgaatgAGTGAGGCGATACtagacagcccgccgatgtcccgagTCATATACCttactgtgattggttcattcagctccgcgcacaacaactgtcattcatatcagccttgcgggccgcaccaacagtaatctttcattgAAGACGCGGGCTGCAAATCATCATCACGTGGGCTGCAGATGGCCTGCGGGTcgtgagtttgagacccctgtaaTAAAGAGATGACCACCCACCAAACCCCCCTAACCCCACTCTGGGTTTCACTGTCTTTTCCTCTATTTCCCATCTTTGGCTCATGTGCCccaggttgctgacccctggggTAGAGGATTTTAACTTACActgtcctatttttttaaacaaagattcATTTACAAAGACTGGAACAATGTTCACTCAGcctcaaaaatgacaacaaatgtGTAGCTGCTGCACTTAAAGTCAAGTGACATTTATGATGAACAAATCAACTCATCTGTGGACTCAAACTATGACAGTTTAGGCTCCGCCTCTTTATGTGAGACATAATTCTGTAATTTAATCAAACCTGATATTTTCAGAGTCAGATGTTCAGACAGACTCAGAGATCCAAACTCCACAAGAGGAGCCTAATGAGCTGTTAGCTGGACAAGAGGATCTAAATATTCAGGTGGGTAAAGATTAATCCCTTCCATGCATTTACAAACACATTCTTAcgaatgttttccttttgtttgacACAGAAGCCAACAAGTCAACTCCAGGAAGAACATGGAGAAGTTACACAACAAGACTCTCTCAGGGGTTTGTACAAAGTCACTTGttactttcacttttttctttactgttttttaaatctgagcTTTCATCTGTGtagatgatttttattttcttgtgttcaCAACTTacactgtttttaaacaaagctTCTTCTACAGAGGGTGAAACAGTGTTGACTCTGCTTcaggaaatagaaaaaaacaacccaaaagcaGCTTCTGAACTGAACAGTAAGTTGCATTTGGTACAAATTAATTCACCTGTGAACTTAAATTCTGACAGGTCACATGGATATTTAGCACAGCTTACATATATGCAGCAGTATTCTGTAGTTtagtaaaacattgtattttcaGTGCTTGGTATCCAGACTGACTCACAGATCAAGAGTCTGACTCCAGAAGACTTGAATGAGCTGTTTCCTGGATTAAATAATCTGAAACTGAGAAAGTCCATCTTTCAAATCATTAATAAGAAGGTGAGTAAAGTTTAAtctcatccatctatttacaaACATccttaagaattttttttctctttgacacAGAAGCTGACAGATCAGCTCCTAGAAAAACCTGACTGTGTTACCCAACAACAGTTTCTAATGGGTGTGtaaaagtcactttttgatttttctttcattaataattttaataagttaattttattattatttttcatctgaGTTATCGTCTTTGAAGATGTTctaaaaagcaactttttttcatctttatcttTTGACAGATGAGTGTCTTAAAAGGATAACGTACCTAAAGAAGCAGCTCGATGAGGCTTTAACTGAAGCTCAGGTCAATACGACAGAGAACTTCAGGAAAcgtctggattttaaaaaaggtcgtgatgacattttattttaaaaaagtattaatctATAAGTTTATATGTTCTCCTCTTTCATCCATCAGTTTTTCTCTGGGAAGTTCCCGTGATCTAAGAATATCCATCAGCTGTTAACTGAAGAGTATAAATTACCTTTagatgtgaatgtgagagtgtgttgttgtttttctctgtgtggCTTCATGGTCAACCATCAGGTGTACTCAGCCTTTGGCTGACATTggctgagataggctccagcaaccccttgaCCCAGAAATGAATTAGTTAttggtttggaaaatggatgaagattgtacatttttattcaaaaccaCTGGTTACATCTAAATATATAAACCTTAATACTGttgtacttatttatttttttgtctgatttaattCTAAACTTTTTAGACTGCTGACGGTAAATTtccatctgtttattttttaattttcattatggTATGTTTCACTTCTTTAGactaaatgcatattttttttaatagcaaaaaaatgcagaaatgtttttctgttgtttctatTGTAATcatgcattaaaaaatggaatACCACATATCCTATAATACAAAATATCACATTATTTTGACCTTTATATCaggtgtgttttttgtttacatgaatCATGGTATTTTCAGACCCACATTTCCAGACTGACTTGGTGATCCAGACCTTGACTCGAGAAGGACTGCAGAAGCTTTTTCCTGGACGAAATAATTTTAACCTGAGAAAGACCATGTTTGAAATACTTCATAATCTGGTGAGTAAAACTTGATCTTTTTCATAcattcaaaaaaaaacattcatttgattttttttctgtctgaagcACAAGCCGAATGATCTGCTTCTGGGAGAAAGTGGAGATGTTACTCAACAAGACGCCGCTGAAGGTGTGTACAAAAGTCActtgttatttcattttttattgtcttaatttgTTCAGATGTTCTTACaagaaaatgtcttcatttaaatgttcttgttttagcAGACTACAGTGTCAGGATAAAGAACATGAAGGATCAGCTGAATAGGATGTCAGGCGTCATTGAAAAAGGTCATCAGGATGTCTTCATATAAACGTGTTCATAATCGTATTCTAGAGTTTTGAATcgattgtttattttttcaggttATTCATCAAACTCTAGTGCTCCCATGACAACCACTGAGAAGCAAAAAAGAAGTATGTCTTGGTAAAATTAAAATCCCTTGTTTATGTAAATGATGTTTATTCTCTTGTATTAATGACTGTTTTTTCAATGAAGCTTCAGTGAAATAAAGTTAGGATCATCATTATGTTTTATGTGATTgtttatttagaagaaaaaagaagtgaCTCCAGCGGTTCACAGTGGTCTATCCTAAGTTTGAGTGGTTCATCACAGAAACCTTCAGgtaatgtaaatatttgcagCATTATCATTATgggtttttttgtatgtgtttcttttaacttttgtaCTGTGTGAACctttcattaacattttttacagcactacatgcaaaatattttttccccacataTTTAATTGTTAATCATTTTCCTAAAATTGTTTTGTCTTTATCCAGATTAtttgcagcagattttgaatgtttttaaggttctgtttattaaatttcaACTAAAAATGTAGAAGATACAATCCAAAAtgataaatcataattaatatcTAACCTTAATAGATTGATAACAATTGTGTAATAATTACCTTTTAGTTGTTATGggaattgtgtgtttttataatttGGTCTGTGAagggctttttttattttagttttcaaattaTAAAACCTTTATGTAAAGAACTTTGTGTTGCAAAAAGTATGAAAAGTGCATTACAacattatttgatttgattcacttcGGTTCCTCCCTACTAGTggattttgacaaattaaagattttttgatgTGAGGTTAACTTTTACTTTAAGATTTTCCCTTTTGTGTCTTTAATGTCTTTTCTAGTGAAGTACAAGATGGTGGTCAGTGGTCAAACCTTTGGAGCTCATCGTCAGCTTCTGGACCAAATTCAGACTTCAGGATTAAATCTGATTGAGATCAATGATGAAGAAAGCTGCATCATCATCGTTTTCTGTCCTGTTGTGTCTCGGATAGGAACAGATGCTGAAGCAGCCATGAAGAAGGTTCCAGGTATTGTTGCATCCTTTAGTTAGAATTTGGGGAAACTCTACTTAGTTTATACcccaattcatccatccatccatttcctaactttttttttaaataaaaaattcttaaaatactgtaaatgaaTATAATCTTTCACACATTTtcctctgtttgttttctctatAGGTGATGATCCAGTCATTCTGGTCTTCATGCATTACTCCCGAGAGCCCAAACATGTTTCTTCATTTAAAGTCTTGACTAGTTACTCTAATGTTATTTTGGAGGTCAATATTTTCTACCATCTCATAAAGAATGGTTTACTGGTATgtgaacaaaacagaaatgctgTCATTGAGTTAcggaaaacattaaataattacaGAACACAAAGTCCTGAATCTAacagaaaagataaaagtaaCAGTTGTGCTTCCTCTTAAAATAACGTCTGCTGTGTTTACCTTTGGTGGTGCTGTTTGTTGCAACATAATGGAATTGGGTAATACtagtttcttctctttttcttcctttaaaatcaagaacttgttaaaaattgGGGAGagggactgagatgtctgaggtctgtccagggatctgctgtagccactcctccagcagcagagccgccatcagtgCGTGAATGTGAtggtgactgtaaagcgctttgggccttcaaggaagggagaacatacaaactccacacagactTTGAACCGGACTTTCTTGCTGTGATGCAAAAGTTCTGCTTACCACTGCTTATCTACACGCttattaatatgaataaagttaaaagaaatatgaaatataaattcaaaaatGGTGTAGTCGtttatcatttgtttgtttctgttattCCTGCAGCAACGTGAACAGTCTGTTTTTAACCCTGTTATCTGGATCCATTTTCACACTCCTtctactgacattttttttttatataactcctcactcctctttttttcctccacttacagtgcaaaaaaaaaagcctcctATAAAACGGTTAAAAATTCTTAATTAGAAAACTAGACACTCAAACAAAATGTcttggagcaaaaaaaatacataaattctGCAGTCAGGCAAAGAAAATGAGTAtccaactgtttatttattatattgtctttaagactttttttgtaattatattcattttcttttcaaacccaaacaaaaaaacaacaaaaaaagcacaaaccagtacagcagatatttatctatttaaagGTGCACACAGAATCTACGCTAAAATAACAGGTTGGGATGTTTTATTGAAGTCACTAATTACTTTAGAATACAAAATGTGAACCTCATTTACAAAGTATATCAGCTCTTTCTTAAGGAAGATGATCCAGATGAGGCTGCCAagtctggttaaaaaaaatataatacttAAGAGTGGATGCACATTGTAGTGGGAATACCTATCTTTAACAAAGACGGTCTAGTCAGGCTTCACCAGAATCGACAACTGCTTTTTGGATAAGTAATCCGTCCAAAGCAGACCTGGCTGCATCTAGTTCTTAAGCACTGAGGGTGAGGAGGATTGCTTAAAGTCTCTCTCAAAAGTACACATTTGATGTTCAGGATCTAATTGTTTTGGTAAGACTGGTCTTCTTGATGACATCCCAGGAAATTtttgaaacagaggcttcagatcaacatgaaaatggcTCTTTatgacatttaggttgtggggtttgattaaaaacttcataataattcaaacacagtgttttatttaaattaaaaaaaatgtcatatggggacttaaaaaaacagttaacgacaaaaaaatacagaaacttcAGGGATGTCAACATGAAGGATTCCATCCTGTCTCAGGATGGACAGACAATATACCAGAACTGTTGAAGAAGAATACATTCATCTGGAATCACTAATTAGGGggaatgtttctttaaaaagcttACTTGGGAGTGagtgggctgcatggtggtgcagtggttagcgctcttgcctagGGTTGGCACCAAAGTtcagttccaagtaggaactgtTATGATTCTACTGAAACTGAAACAAGGTGACCAAGTCACAAAAAGGGAGTTTAGGGAACTTTTCACTCTTCTTTCGGACA contains:
- the LOC112158141 gene encoding uncharacterized protein LOC112158141 isoform X3, translated to MSKKTEPYDACAASVQTIGTKAEFQTDSLMQNLSRENLNELFPGSEHLKLRKTIYEILHNQKQTHEFLKNLEDFIQQDSLNDVAVTEYLHRINNIKDELDQMQTVLGAHVKMQEDIKKNQVSQRESDVQTDSEIQTPQEEPNELLAGQEDLNIQKPTSQLQEEHGEVTQQDSLRASSTEGETVLTLLQEIEKNNPKAASELNMLGIQTDSQIKSLTPEDLNELFPGLNNLKLRKSIFQIINKKKLTDQLLEKPDCVTQQQFLMDECLKRITYLKKQLDEALTEAQVNTTENFRKRLDFKKDPHFQTDLVIQTLTREGLQKLFPGRNNFNLRKTMFEILHNLHKPNDLLLGESGDVTQQDAAEADYSVRIKNMKDQLNRMSGVIEKGYSSNSSAPMTTTEKQKRKEKRSDSSGSQWSILSLSGSSQKPSVKYKMVVCGETFGAHLQLLEEIQTLGLNLIKGKDEESCITFLFCPVTSRIGTDAEAAMRTVPGSGPVILVLMHYSQEVNHVSSSEVISSDSNVVLEVNIFYHKNLNGLLRCEQNENALIKVKEELLKHCRQSNCVIL
- the LOC112158141 gene encoding uncharacterized protein LOC112158141 isoform X2 yields the protein MSKKTEPYDACAASVQTIGTKAEFQTDSLMQNLSRENLNELFPGSEHLKLRKTIYEILHNQKQTHEFLKNLEDFIQQDSLNDVAVTEYLHRINNIKDELDQMQTVLGAHVKMQEDIKKNQVSQRESDVQTDSEIQTPQEEPNELLAGQEDLNIQKPTSQLQEEHGEVTQQDSLRASSTEGETVLTLLQEIEKNNPKAASELNMLGIQTDSQIKSLTPEDLNELFPGLNNLKLRKSIFQIINKKKLTDQLLEKPDCVTQQQFLMDECLKRITYLKKQLDEALTEAQVNTTENFRKRLDFKKDPHFQTDLVIQTLTREGLQKLFPGRNNFNLRKTMFEILHNLHKPNDLLLGESGDVTQQDAAEADYSVRIKNMKDQLNRMSGVIEKGYSSNSSAPMTTTEKQKRKEKRSDSSGSQWSILSLSGSSQKPSVKYKMVVSGQTFGAHRQLLDQIQTSGLNLIEINDEESCIIIVFCPVVSRIGTDAEAAMKKVPGDDPVILVFMHYSREPKHVSSFKVLTSYSNVILEVNIFYHLIKNGLLVCEQNRNAVIELRKTLNNYRTQSPESNRKDKSNSCASS
- the LOC112158141 gene encoding uncharacterized protein LOC112158141 isoform X4; its protein translation is MSKKTEPYDACAASVQTIGTKAEFQTDSLMQNLSRENLNELFPGSEHLKLRKTIYEILHNQKQTHEFLKNLEDFIQQDSLNDVAVTEYLHRINNIKDELDQMQTVLGAHVKMQEDIKKNQVSQRESDVQTDSEIQTPQEEPNELLAGQEDLNIQKPTSQLQEEHGEVTQQDSLRASSTEGETVLTLLQEIEKNNPKAASELNMLGIQTDSQIKSLTPEDLNELFPGLNNLKLRKSIFQIINKKKLTDQLLEKPDCVTQQQFLMDECLKRITYLKKQLDEALTEAQVNTTENFRKRLDFKKDPHFQTDLVIQTLTREGLQKLFPGRNNFNLRKTMFEILHNLHKPNDLLLGESGDVTQQDAAEADYSVRIKNMKDQLNRMSGVIEKGYSSNSSAPMTTTEKQKRKEKRSDSSGSQWSILSLSGSSQKPSVKYKMVVSGQTFGAHRQLLDQIQTSGLNLIEINDEESCIIIVFCPVVSRIGTDAEAAMKKVPGDDPVILVFMHYSREPKHVSSFKVLTSYSNVILEVNIFYHLIKNGLLNLLKIGERD
- the LOC112158141 gene encoding uncharacterized protein LOC112158141 isoform X1; translation: MSKKTEPYDACAASVQTIGTKAEFQTDSLMQNLSRENLNELFPGSEHLKLRKTIYEILHNQKQTHEFLKNLEDFIQQDSLNDVAVTEYLHRINNIKDELDQMQTVLGAHVKMQEDIKKNQVSQRESDVQTDSEIQTPQEEPNELLAGQEDLNIQKPTSQLQEEHGEVTQQDSLREGETVLTLLQEIEKNNPKAASELNMLGIQTDSQIKSLTPEDLNELFPGLNNLKLRKSIFQIINKKKLTDQLLEKPDCVTQQQFLMDECLKRITYLKKQLDEALTEAQVNTTENFRKRLDFKKDPHFQTDLVIQTLTREGLQKLFPGRNNFNLRKTMFEILHNLHKPNDLLLGESGDVTQQDAAEADYSVRIKNMKDQLNRMSGVIEKGYSSNSSAPMTTTEKQKRKEKRSDSSGSQWSILSLSGSSQKPSVKYKMVVSGQTFGAHRQLLDQIQTSGLNLIEINDEESCIIIVFCPVVSRIGTDAEAAMKKVPELVKNWGEGLRCLRSVQGSAVATPPAAEPPSVRECDGDCKALWAFKEGRTYKLHTDFEPDFLAVMQKFCLPLLIYTLINMNKVKRNMKYKFKNGVVVYHLFVSVIPAAT